The Halobacillus amylolyticus nucleotide sequence CCTTATGATTGGGAGGACAACAGCTGGAAGACTGTCCGTAAAGAAATGTCCTTAACAGCATCTGATGATTTATTCGACTATTGGTTTGTCGAAATCAAGCCACCTTTCCGCCGTCTCCGCTACGGTTTTGAACTGACCGATGGAACTGAAAAACTCGTGTACACGGAGAAGGGTTTTTTTGATGAAGCACCGTTTAACGAGATTCAGAACTACTTCTGTTTCCCGTTTTTGAATGCGATTGATGTCTTTCAGGCACCTCACTGGGTGAAAGATACGGTCTGGTATCAGATTTTCCCGGAACGCTTTGCTAACGGAAACAAGGATAACGATCCTGAAGGTGCATTGGAATGGGGCAGTGAAGAACCGAAGCCTTCAAACTTTTTTGGTGGAGATTTCGAAGGCGTCATCGAACACCTTGATTACCTTGTAGAGCTTGGGGTCAGCGGCATTTATTTCACACCGATTTTCAAAGCGTATTCCAACCACAAGTATGACACGATCGACTACATGGAAATCGACCCACAGTTCGGAGATAGGGAAACGTTTAAACGTCTTGTTCAAAAGTGTCATGAAAAAGGTATTCGCGTTATGTTGGATGCGGTATTTAATCACAGCGGTTATTACTTCCCTCAATTTCAAGATGTTCTTGAAAAAGGAAAGAATTCGGCATATACGGATTGGTTTCACTTATCGGGATTTCCGATTGAAAAGGAGCCTAGTCCAAACTATGACACGTTTGCATTCGAGCCGAATATGCCGAAGCTAAATACTGAAAATCCGGAAGTGAAACAGTATTTGTTGGACGTTGCAACCTACTGGATTAAGGAATTTGATATTGACGGCTGGCGTCTTGATGTCGCCAACGAAGTCGATCATCAATTCTGGCGTGATTTTAGAAGAGCAGTGAAGGAGATCAAACCAGAAACTTATATTCTCGGGGAGATCTGGCACGATTCGATGCCATGGCTGCAGGGAGATCAGTTTGATGCGGTTATGAATTATCCGTTTACGATTGCGGCCCTAGATTATATTGCTAAGGACGAAATCAGCGCGAAAGATTTCGCGAATCAAATGTCGAATGTCTTTCAATCTTACCCGGAGAATGTAAATGAAGTTGCTTTTAATTTGCTTGGGAGTCATGACACACCACGCGTGTTGACGTTGTGTAACGATCAGAAGGAAAAAGCGAAACTGCTTTATCTTCTGCAGCTGTCGTTCGGAGGAACGCCTTGTATTTATTACGGGGACGAAATCGGCATGACCGGCGGAGGCGATCCTGGCTGTAGAAAATGTATGGTTTGGGATGAAACTCAACAAGATTTAGACTTAAAATCATATATGCAGAAACTCATCCAGTTGCGTAAAACAGAGCCGGCTTTCGGCAATGAAGGCAACCTACGCTTCATTGAAGCAAACTGTGAAACGAATCATTTAATCTACTCAAAGTCTCATGAGGATGGGATTATTTTAATAGTCATTAATAACACGGAACAACCTGTAGATGTGACCATTCCAGGGAACTTTAACGAAAAAGAAATCGAAAATTTGTGGACTGACGAGAAAGTAGAAACAAACAATGGTTCATTGACAGTGAATTTAGATATATACGGATTTTCTGTATTAAAAGTAAGCTAGCAGCTACCTTATTCACTGCTTTTTTAACGAGGATGAGATCATGACAAAACAAGGAAAACTGACTAAAAATGAGCTTAGCCTCTTTGCATTAACATGGCCAATTTTCGTTGAAGTGCTCCTCCACATGCTGATGGGGAATGCGGACACGTTAATGCTCAGCCAGTATTCGGATGCTGCCGTTGCTGCTGTTGGTGTCGCAAACCAGGTTCTCGTCGTCATCATTGTGATGTTTGGATTTGTGGCGACGGGTACAGGTATTATTGTCGCGCAATACCTCGGGGCCAATAGCAGTAAAAGTGCTTCAGAAGTTGTCGTGACCGCCCTTTCCGTCAACTTTTTGTTCGGGCTCGCCTTAAGTTTGGTCTTATTTCTGTTCGGAAAACCGATTTTGCTGGTGATGAATCTGCCGGAAGAATTGATAGAGCAAGCTTTAAATTACCTTAAAATTGTCGGCGGCTTTTCTTTTGTTCAAGCTCTTATTATGACTGTGGCCGCTTCCCTTCGTAGTTACAGTTTTACCAAAGATGCAATGTACGTGACAATGGGGATGAACGCGCTGAATGTTATCGGAAACTACTTATTTATTTTCGGGCCGTTCGGTTTCCCAGTTCTCGGTGTCACCGGCGTGGCGATTGCAACTTCGGTCAGCAGAAGTATTGGTCTTGTTGTTTTACTCGTGCTGATTGTCAGACGAATCGATGAAAAGCTGCCGCTTTCGATGCTGTTTACTTTTCCAAGGCACCATATCCGAAGCTTGTTAAAAATCGGCATCCCTTCTGCGGGAGAACATCTTGCTTACAATATGTCGCAAATGATGATTATGTACTTTATCGCT carries:
- a CDS encoding alpha-glycosidase, with translation MLKEAIYHRPKNNFAYAYDEKTLHIRLRTKKHDVENVSLIHGDPYDWEDNSWKTVRKEMSLTASDDLFDYWFVEIKPPFRRLRYGFELTDGTEKLVYTEKGFFDEAPFNEIQNYFCFPFLNAIDVFQAPHWVKDTVWYQIFPERFANGNKDNDPEGALEWGSEEPKPSNFFGGDFEGVIEHLDYLVELGVSGIYFTPIFKAYSNHKYDTIDYMEIDPQFGDRETFKRLVQKCHEKGIRVMLDAVFNHSGYYFPQFQDVLEKGKNSAYTDWFHLSGFPIEKEPSPNYDTFAFEPNMPKLNTENPEVKQYLLDVATYWIKEFDIDGWRLDVANEVDHQFWRDFRRAVKEIKPETYILGEIWHDSMPWLQGDQFDAVMNYPFTIAALDYIAKDEISAKDFANQMSNVFQSYPENVNEVAFNLLGSHDTPRVLTLCNDQKEKAKLLYLLQLSFGGTPCIYYGDEIGMTGGGDPGCRKCMVWDETQQDLDLKSYMQKLIQLRKTEPAFGNEGNLRFIEANCETNHLIYSKSHEDGIILIVINNTEQPVDVTIPGNFNEKEIENLWTDEKVETNNGSLTVNLDIYGFSVLKVS
- a CDS encoding MATE family efflux transporter, with the protein product MTKQGKLTKNELSLFALTWPIFVEVLLHMLMGNADTLMLSQYSDAAVAAVGVANQVLVVIIVMFGFVATGTGIIVAQYLGANSSKSASEVVVTALSVNFLFGLALSLVLFLFGKPILLVMNLPEELIEQALNYLKIVGGFSFVQALIMTVAASLRSYSFTKDAMYVTMGMNALNVIGNYLFIFGPFGFPVLGVTGVAIATSVSRSIGLVVLLVLIVRRIDEKLPLSMLFTFPRHHIRSLLKIGIPSAGEHLAYNMSQMMIMYFIAMMGTEAITTKVYTQNLMIFIFLFSIASGQGTQILIGRYIGAKRVDDAYTRCLTSLKMAMVISVSAAIAFSILSDRLFSIFTTDPDIITLGGTLLAMTIILEPGRAFNLVVINSLRATGDVKFPVYMGIISMWGISVPLAYVAGIVFDWGLVGVWLAFIVDEWLRSVIMLIRWRSRVWERMAFVHDEKELAEVR